A single Lolium perenne isolate Kyuss_39 chromosome 6, Kyuss_2.0, whole genome shotgun sequence DNA region contains:
- the LOC127334606 gene encoding uncharacterized protein, with protein MASIRATAARISRPSWSAVAVTVTRRMEGIGGSRPAPRYFGDSIRSGKVLSEEERAAENVYIQKMEREKLEKLRRKADQERADAAKRAAAGKGDKKDEGPRPN; from the exons ATGGCTAGTATAAGAGCGACCGCGGCAAGGATCTCTCGGCCCTCGTGGTCGGCTGTCGCGGTGACCGTGACGAGGAGGATGGAGGGCATCGGTGGCAGCCGCCCCGCGCCACGCTACTTCGGTGACAGCATCCGCTCCGGCAAGGTTCTCAGCGAGGAGGAGCGCGCCGCCGAGAACGTCTACATACAG AAGATGGAGAGGGAGAAACTGGAAAAGCTGAGGAGGAAAGCGGACCAGGAGAGGGCCGACGCGGCTAAGAGGGCGGCCGCCGGCAAAGGGGACAAG AAGGATGAGGGGCCTCGTCCGAACTGA